A stretch of DNA from Allomeiothermus silvanus DSM 9946:
CGGTTCAAGGCTATGGGCTTTGACCTGCAACTAGCCCCCTACGATGACCAGGCCAACCCCGATACCGGCGTAGCCAATGCCAACCGGATCATCAACGACAAAGATATCCTAGGCGTGGTAGGCCACCTCAACTCCGGTGTAGCCATTCCCGCCTCAGAGGTTTATGCCCGCACCGGGCTGGTGATGGTCTCCCCTGCCAACACCAACCCCCGCGTCACTGACCGCAACCTGCCCAACGTCAACCGGATCTGCGGACGCGATGATGTACAGGGCCCGGCCGGAGCCGAGTTCGCCTACCGCGACCTCAAAGTGACCAAGGCCTTCGTACTCCACGACAAAACCGCCTATGGGCAAGGCTTGGCGGAGAACTTCGCTAAGCGCTTCAGAGAACTCGGCGGAACTATACTGCAGCTTGTGGGCACCGAGGAGAAGAGCAACTTCGCCTCGCTGATCCTCCAGATCCAAGCTGCCAAGCCTGACCTAATTTACTTCGGCGGCATCTACGACCAGATTGGCCCCTTCGCCAAACAGCTTCGCGAGCGCGGTATCACCACTCCTATCATGGGTGGTGACGGCCTCGACTCCTCCGAATATGAGCGCCTAGCCGGGACCGCGGCAGCCAAGAACACCTACTTCACCACGGTCGCCGGTCCGGTGAGCCAGTTCCCCAAGGCTGCGGCTTTGGCTAAGGTCTTCGAGCAGAAGTTCAATAAGAAGATCGAGGGCTTCGGCATCTATGCCTATGACGCCGCAAATGTGATCATTGCGGCCATCGAAGCGGCCATCAAGGCCAACGGTGGTAAGAAGCCCGATGTGAAACAGGTAGCCCAGGAAGTCCGCAAGGTCAAGCTCTCCGGCCTCACCGGCGACATCGAGTTTGACAGCAAAGGCGACATCAAGGTGGCGGACTACTTCGTACTTTATATGGAGAACGGGGTGTACGCCCAGGCCAAGCTGCTGAAGAAGGTGGCGGTCCCGGCTCCGGCTCTGCGCTAACTTTGAGCAAAGCTCGAGGGGTGGCCTTCGGGCCACCCCTTTGAAGTGCCCGGACTCGGATATCTCTCTGGCTCGCCAAACCAGGATATTGGGGTTTGGATTGTCGCGCCGTCAGAAAATCATTTATCATCCGGTGATGAAGCTTGCTGGTCTAAGCAAAGGAGGCCTCGCTTGCTAGATGCTCTGTTGCAACTCTTACCGCAGGTGTTCTTCGAGGGGCTGCTGCTCGGGTTCGTGTACGCCATGATCGCGCTGGGCTATACCATGGTCTACGGGGTGCTCGAGCTGATCAACTTCGCCCACTCGGAGATCTTCATGATCGGAGCAGTGGCTGGGGTGGAAGTCTTCCGCTATCTAGTCCCGGTGATCCCCAACGCCCTGTTGCTCCTGTTGATCGCCTTGGTCATCGGAGCTGCCATCTCCGGGACCGTGGCGGTGTGGGTTGAACGACTGGCTTACCGACCCCTGCGCAAGCGGGGCGCAGTCAACCGGCTGGTGCCGCTGATCACGGCCATAGGGGTTTCCTTTGTGCTACAAGACCTGGTGCGGTTGATCGAGGCCATCTGGCACAACGAGTTCTTTCTGCGTATCAACAGCCTGCCCGCGCTCGAGCAGTCCTTTTCTCTCTTGGGCATTTTCATCCAGCTCAAGTCCATCATATTGGTAGTGGTCTCGATCCTGATGCTCCTGGGACTCAGCTATCTGGTCAACCGCACCAAGCTGGGGACCGCCATCCGCGCCGTAGCACAAGACATGAACACCGCCGCTCTGATGGGGATTAACCCCGACCAGATCATCTCGCGCACCTTCTTGATCGGCGGAGCCCTGGCCGGGGTTGCAGGGGTACTCTTTGCCGTACAGTACACCACTATCTCGCCCTACGTGGGCTTTTTGCCAGGGCTCAAGGCTTTTACCGCCGCTGTGCTAGGCGGGATCGGGAACATTCCTGGCGCGATGGTGGGCGGATTGGTGCTGGGGCAGCTCGAGACGCTAGCCGGGACCTACATGCCCACCCTCACCAACGGAAACTTCGGCACCGAGTACAAGGACGTGATCGCTTTCCTAATCCTGATCTTGCTACTCCTTTTCAGGCCCCAAGGGCTCTTGGGCCAAGTGGTCAAGGAGAAAGTATGAGCAAGAACCGTGGCAATGGCCTGGTACTGGCAGCGGCGGTGGCTTCCCTGCTGCTGTTGCTTTTGGCCCCCAGTACCCTGACCGGGCTGGTGGCCATCGCGGCGGTGGGGCTCACCGCTTACCTGCGGGCTTCTATGCCGGTGCGGGCCCTCTCGCTGGCTCTGCTCTCCCTGGGCTGTACCCTGGGGCTGGCCCGGGGGGCTGGGGGAGAGGTGCTCTTTATCGGCTTGGTGGCGGTGCTGGTGTCGCTCATCACCATCCCTAACGTCCCTGGCTGGATCAAAGGGCTGCTGGGGGCGGCCATCCTGCTTATCTCGATCCCTATCGCGGGGTTCGCCAACTCCTTCCTCTTCGAGCTGGGCATCCAGATTGGCATCTACGCTGCGATGGCCCTGGGCCTTAACGTGGTGGTGGGGATGGCCGGGCTCTTGGACCTGGGCTATGCGGCTTTCTTCGCCATCGGGGCCTATACTTGGGCCATCTTTGGCTCACCGCAAGCCAATCATTTCACCGCTGGGGGTTTCCCGCTCAACGGGAACTTCTTTTATCTCTTTATGGTGTTGGCGGTCATTACCACTGCGATTACCGGTCTGCTGATCGGCCTGCCCGCCCTACGGCTACGGGGGGATTACCTGGCCATCGTGACGTTGGGGCTGGGCGAGGTGGTGCGGGTGCTGGCCAACAACCTCGATCACCCCGTGAATCTCACCAACGGCCCACAAGGCATTACCCCTGTAGAGCGCCCCCCCATCGACTGGTTCCGCAGCCTGATGGGTTCCATCGGCATCCATCTAGACGCCAAAACCGACTACCAGCTCTTTTTCTACCTGTTGGTGCTGGTCGTCATCGGCATCGTAATCATGGTGAATGTCAACTTGGGCAACTCCCGCTTTGGACGGGCCTGGGTAGCCATCCGTGAGGACGAGACGGCTGCCAAAGCCATGGGCATCCCCATGCTGGGCACCAAGCTCTTAGCCTTTGCCACTGGGGCGGCCTTTTCCGGAGCGATGGGGGTGATCTTCGCAGCGCAGCGCACCTTTGTGAGCCCGGAGTCTTTCACCCTGTTGGCCTCGATCACCATCCTGGGGATGGTCGTGCTGGGGGGCATGGGCTCGATCCCTGGGGTGATCCTGGGAGCAGCGGCCCTAACCATCCTCAATATCGACATCCTCAAAAGCTTCTCGGAATACCTCAATTCCCTCCGTCAGAGTGGGGCAACCGTGCTGGGCTTCAACCTGGCCAACCTGCCCAACCAATTTGAACCGGCCAAGTACGAGCGGTTGGTGTTTGGGGTGGTGCTGATCCTGATGATGATCTTCCGACCTGAAGGGCTCATCCCCGAACGGCGGCACAAGCTCGAGGCCGAGGAAGCCAAGGAGGGATCATGAGCGCACCCCTTATCTCTCCCCCCACAGTACGCGGCTACTCCCTTTCGGTTCAGGGCGTTTCCAAGCGCTTTGGTGGACTGCTGGCGGTCAACGACGTAAGCCTCGAGGTCAGGCCTGGTGAAATCTTCTCGGTGATCGGCCCTAACGGTGCCGGAAAGACCACGTTTTTCAATCTGCTCACCGGTATCTACACACCCGATCAGGGAAAGATCCTGCTGGGCGGTGAGGACATCACTGGGCTATCGCCCGATAAAGTAGCGGCTAAAGGGGTGGGCCGTACTTTTCAAAACATCCGCCTATTTGGAGCCATGACCGTGCTGGAGAACGTGCTGGTGGGCCACCACATCCACACCCACACTTCCTATCTGGCCTCCATTCTGCACACCCCCAGGTTCCGTCGTGAAGAGGCTCGGGCCAAGGCCCGGGCCATGGAGTTGCTCGAGTATATGGGCCTGGCACACCGAGCCGGGGAACTTTCCCGCAACCTGCCCTATGGCGAGCAACGCCGCTTGGAGATTGCCCGGGCGCTGGCTCTCGAGCCCAAACTGCTGCTCTTGGACGAGCCTGCCGCAGGGATGAACCCTCAGGAGACCGACCAGCTCAAACAAGACGTACAGAGGTTGCGTAAGGAACTGGGCCTGACCATCGTGCTGATTGAGCACGATATGAGCATGGTGATGAGCATCTCGGACCGTATCACGGTGCTCGAGTACGGCTCCAAGATCGCCGAGGGACTCCCGGCGGAGATCCGCAGCAACCCTCGAGTGATCGAGGCCTATTTAGGCAAGGGTGCCGCAGGGGGTGCTGCGTGAGTACAACTCCCATGCTCGAGCTCAAGGACGTGCACACCTACTACGGCCACATTCACGCCCTACAGGGGATCTCGCTCAAGGTTAACGAGGGCGAAATCGTGACCCTAATCGGAGCCAACGGTGCGGGCAAAAGCACCACCTTGCGCACCATCAGCGGAATGGTCAAGGCCCGGCGCGGTGAGGTACTCTACCAGGGCAAGCCCATTCAGCGTCTCGATGCCCACAAGATCGTAGCCATGGGTATCGGCCACGTCCCGGAGGGGCGGCGCATCTTTCCTAGGCTCACCGTGGAGGAAAACCTCGAGATCGGGGCCTTCCTTGAGAGCGACAGGAAGATTGTGCAAGAGCGTAAGGAATACGCCTTCCAGCTTTTTCCCCGCCTGTACGAGCGCCGCACCCAGAAAGGCGGGACCTTGTCTGGGGGTGAGCAGCAGATGCTAGCTATCGGGCGAGCTTTGATGCAAAACCCCAAGCTGCTACTGATGGACGAGCCCTCCATGGGTCTAGCCCCGGTGCTGGTGGACTTCATCTTCGAAACCATCCAAAACCTCAACAAAGCCGGCAAGACCATTCTCCTGGTCGAGCAGAATGCCCGCATCGCTCTCCAGATTGCCCATCGGGGCTACGTTTTGCAGACCGGCCGCCTCACCTTCTCGGGACCGGCGGCGGAATTGGCAGCTCGGCCTGAGATCCAAGAAGCCTATCTGGGCGGGCACTAAACTCTGTTGAAGAGGATTACCCCGATCAAGGAACCCCAGCTTCCTCTGCAGCGAGGATGCCCCTACTGGCAGAGCACACGGGATGTTCTATAATTCTCAGGGCTCGAGGTTCCTCGAGCCCCCTTTGGGGCTACCTGATCTAACCCCGCATCTTCGCCGGGTGTATTTTCGCCGAGACGCTTCTTTCGCCGAGCGGAGCGAGGGGTGGGGATTGTAGCGGAAGCAAAGCTCAGCGTATACTCTCTTCCGTGCTTGTAAAGAAAGGAGTGGTTAGATTGAAAAAGCGATGGCTAATGCTGGCAATCACCGCTCTGGGCACGCTTGGCTTTGCCCAAAAGACCCTGGTGTTCGGGTCGAATGGCGAGCCGGTGAGCCTCGAGCCGGGCAACATCACCGACGGGATCTCGATTTACGCCCAGCGGCAGATCTACGATACGCTGGTGGACTTCAAGGCAGGCTCGACCGAGCCGGTGGCAGGACTAGCGACAAGCTGGTTTGCTTCGGCGGACGGCAAAACCTGGACTATGCGGCTGCGCCAAGGGGTGAAGTTCCACGACGGCACCGACTTGGATGCCGCTGCGGTGGCCTTCAACGTCAACCGCTGGTGGGATCCCAAAGACCCTACCCGCATCAACCAGGGCGCCAACTACGAGATCTGGGGCGAACTCTTTGGCGGATTCAAGGGGGATAAGGGCTCCTTCCTCCAAAGCGTTACCGTCGTGGACAAGTACACCCTCCGCTTCACCTTCGCCAGCCCCATCCCCTACTTCCCTGTCGCCATCGGTTCGGGTTACTTCGGCATCGCTTCACCGGCAGCCATCAAAGCCCAGGGAGCCAAGTACGGCACCGCCGCAGGCGGGGCGGTAGGCACCGGCCCCTTCAAGTTCAAAGAGTGGCGGGCCGGGGACCGGCTGATCCTGGAAAAGAACACAAATTTCTGGAAGAAGGGCGCGCCTAAGGTGGACCAGGTAGTGATGCGCTTCATCAAGGATCCTGCAGCCCGGCTAGCCGAACTAAAAGCTGGCTCGATCGATTTCACCACCGATATCCCCCCAGCCAACCTCAAGGACGTGCAGGGTGACCGCAACCTCGAGGCGGTGTTCCGTCCCTCCTTCAACGTGGGCTACTTGGCTCTGAACCCTGCCTACAAACCGCTCTCCGACGTAAGGGTGCGCCAGGCCATCGCCATGGCCATCAACAAGAAGGAGATCGTCAAGGCTTTCTGGGGTGACTTGGGCACCACCAACGGGCACTTCACCCCAGCTTCCATGAAGAGCTTCTGGTCAAGCAAAGTTACCGATTACGAGTACAACCCGCAAAAAGCCAAGCAGATGCTCGCCGAGGCGGGGTACCCCAACGGCTTTGACCTCGAGCTGTGGTACATGCCGGTCTCTCGCCCCTACTTCCCCACTCCCAAAGAGATCGCTGAGGCCATGAGCGCAGACCTGAGCGCCATCGGCATTAGGGTAAAGCTCCAGACCAAGGACTGGGCTACTTATCTACAGGATCGCAAAAAGGCCCCTGGCTTCCAGGCCTACATGCTGGGCTGGACGGGTGACTACGGCGACCCCTCAAACTTCTTCGACCCGCACTTTGCCTCTCCCATCAGCGACCTCTTCGACGCCAACGGCAAGCCGCTGGACATCAAAGAGCTCAACGATCTGCTCGCCAAGGGGTCTTCTACCTCTAACCCCGCTGAGCGAGTCAAGATTTACCAGCAAGTTGATGAGATGACCTACAATCTGGCCCTGCGCATCCCCATTGTGCATAGTCAGCCGCTCCTTGCTAAGCGCAAGAGCATCAGCGGTTGGGTGCCAAGCCCCTTGGGTTCAGAGTCCTTTGAGGACATCGTCAAGGCTAGCCCTTCCGCCGACCGCTGACCCTAGAGCGGTACCGCGATAAATTCTCTTTATGGGGCGTACCGCTGGTACGCCCCATCTTTTTGTAGCCACCTCTTCTCCACATCGGTGGTCGCACCTAAGCTACAGGGGTTTCCCCGAAGGTCCCGCCCAAACTTCCCTTACGTCCAGGTTCAGGGCGACAGGAGGGAAGGTAAGACGGCAGAGGGGGTTTGGTCGGTCCTCATGACCTAACCAGAACCCCCTCTTTCTGATGCCTAGCGTAGACTCAGCGGATGACCTTCAAAGCCCTAAGTGCCCAGATCAGGATGACCGCCCCGATTACTCCCCAGATCAAACCAGCGATAGTGAATGTTCCTGCGGAAGCCGCCCCCCCGATATGCAATAAATCAGCAAAGAGCCATTTGGCAAGCAACGATCCCACGATGCCGATGATGATCTTGCCTACTAAGCCCTCCCGCTCGCCCATCACACTGCTGGCGAGCCAACCGATAATCGCTCCCACGATAATGGCGACAATCCAACCCATGGTTTCTCCTTTCTCTGCGTTTACACTCCTATCATAACCCAGCTACCCCTGATTACACAGCAGCCCGAAGTGGGTAAGGTTGTGAGCGGCGACTTTTAGGTTGAGCGGACCAGCTAGTCTCCCTGCATAAGAAGGAGCGAATCCGACGCTTCATGTTCTTGTAGCTGAGGCAGCACCCGAGTATCTACCCCAACAGGGGTGGATTCGGGAAGCCATCCCCCTTTCTCAATCACCCCCTTTCTCAATCACCCCCTTTCTCAATCACCCCCTTTCTCAATCAACGGTATAGTTGCTCGGTGGATCGTAATAAATGCCTGCCCCTTCCGTGGGATTCACAATCCTCGCTCGGCCAGATATTATCTGAAGGTATCGCATGTGGGCTTACACCGGACGACGCTTACTTGGCCTGATCCCAGTACTCTTGGGAATCTCGCTCTTGGTCTTTTTGTTTTTACACCTGATCCCCGGCGACCCCGCGGTGGTGCTGCTGGGAGAGCGGGCTAACCCTGAGCAGGTGGAGTCGCTGCGCGAGCGGCTCGGCCTCAACCAACCGCTTCCCACCCAATACGTGTTGTTCTTGCGCGATCTGCTCAGCGGCGA
This window harbors:
- a CDS encoding branched-chain amino acid ABC transporter substrate-binding protein — protein: MKKTLIVAIGALVLGLASAQSNVIKIATQSPLSGGQAALGEQIKLGAQVAVEEAQARFKAMGFDLQLAPYDDQANPDTGVANANRIINDKDILGVVGHLNSGVAIPASEVYARTGLVMVSPANTNPRVTDRNLPNVNRICGRDDVQGPAGAEFAYRDLKVTKAFVLHDKTAYGQGLAENFAKRFRELGGTILQLVGTEEKSNFASLILQIQAAKPDLIYFGGIYDQIGPFAKQLRERGITTPIMGGDGLDSSEYERLAGTAAAKNTYFTTVAGPVSQFPKAAALAKVFEQKFNKKIEGFGIYAYDAANVIIAAIEAAIKANGGKKPDVKQVAQEVRKVKLSGLTGDIEFDSKGDIKVADYFVLYMENGVYAQAKLLKKVAVPAPALR
- a CDS encoding branched-chain amino acid ABC transporter permease encodes the protein MLDALLQLLPQVFFEGLLLGFVYAMIALGYTMVYGVLELINFAHSEIFMIGAVAGVEVFRYLVPVIPNALLLLLIALVIGAAISGTVAVWVERLAYRPLRKRGAVNRLVPLITAIGVSFVLQDLVRLIEAIWHNEFFLRINSLPALEQSFSLLGIFIQLKSIILVVVSILMLLGLSYLVNRTKLGTAIRAVAQDMNTAALMGINPDQIISRTFLIGGALAGVAGVLFAVQYTTISPYVGFLPGLKAFTAAVLGGIGNIPGAMVGGLVLGQLETLAGTYMPTLTNGNFGTEYKDVIAFLILILLLLFRPQGLLGQVVKEKV
- a CDS encoding branched-chain amino acid ABC transporter permease → MSKNRGNGLVLAAAVASLLLLLLAPSTLTGLVAIAAVGLTAYLRASMPVRALSLALLSLGCTLGLARGAGGEVLFIGLVAVLVSLITIPNVPGWIKGLLGAAILLISIPIAGFANSFLFELGIQIGIYAAMALGLNVVVGMAGLLDLGYAAFFAIGAYTWAIFGSPQANHFTAGGFPLNGNFFYLFMVLAVITTAITGLLIGLPALRLRGDYLAIVTLGLGEVVRVLANNLDHPVNLTNGPQGITPVERPPIDWFRSLMGSIGIHLDAKTDYQLFFYLLVLVVIGIVIMVNVNLGNSRFGRAWVAIREDETAAKAMGIPMLGTKLLAFATGAAFSGAMGVIFAAQRTFVSPESFTLLASITILGMVVLGGMGSIPGVILGAAALTILNIDILKSFSEYLNSLRQSGATVLGFNLANLPNQFEPAKYERLVFGVVLILMMIFRPEGLIPERRHKLEAEEAKEGS
- a CDS encoding ABC transporter ATP-binding protein; its protein translation is MSAPLISPPTVRGYSLSVQGVSKRFGGLLAVNDVSLEVRPGEIFSVIGPNGAGKTTFFNLLTGIYTPDQGKILLGGEDITGLSPDKVAAKGVGRTFQNIRLFGAMTVLENVLVGHHIHTHTSYLASILHTPRFRREEARAKARAMELLEYMGLAHRAGELSRNLPYGEQRRLEIARALALEPKLLLLDEPAAGMNPQETDQLKQDVQRLRKELGLTIVLIEHDMSMVMSISDRITVLEYGSKIAEGLPAEIRSNPRVIEAYLGKGAAGGAA
- a CDS encoding ABC transporter ATP-binding protein; its protein translation is MLELKDVHTYYGHIHALQGISLKVNEGEIVTLIGANGAGKSTTLRTISGMVKARRGEVLYQGKPIQRLDAHKIVAMGIGHVPEGRRIFPRLTVEENLEIGAFLESDRKIVQERKEYAFQLFPRLYERRTQKGGTLSGGEQQMLAIGRALMQNPKLLLMDEPSMGLAPVLVDFIFETIQNLNKAGKTILLVEQNARIALQIAHRGYVLQTGRLTFSGPAAELAARPEIQEAYLGGH
- a CDS encoding ABC transporter substrate-binding protein — protein: MLAITALGTLGFAQKTLVFGSNGEPVSLEPGNITDGISIYAQRQIYDTLVDFKAGSTEPVAGLATSWFASADGKTWTMRLRQGVKFHDGTDLDAAAVAFNVNRWWDPKDPTRINQGANYEIWGELFGGFKGDKGSFLQSVTVVDKYTLRFTFASPIPYFPVAIGSGYFGIASPAAIKAQGAKYGTAAGGAVGTGPFKFKEWRAGDRLILEKNTNFWKKGAPKVDQVVMRFIKDPAARLAELKAGSIDFTTDIPPANLKDVQGDRNLEAVFRPSFNVGYLALNPAYKPLSDVRVRQAIAMAINKKEIVKAFWGDLGTTNGHFTPASMKSFWSSKVTDYEYNPQKAKQMLAEAGYPNGFDLELWYMPVSRPYFPTPKEIAEAMSADLSAIGIRVKLQTKDWATYLQDRKKAPGFQAYMLGWTGDYGDPSNFFDPHFASPISDLFDANGKPLDIKELNDLLAKGSSTSNPAERVKIYQQVDEMTYNLALRIPIVHSQPLLAKRKSISGWVPSPLGSESFEDIVKASPSADR
- a CDS encoding GlsB/YeaQ/YmgE family stress response membrane protein encodes the protein MGWIVAIIVGAIIGWLASSVMGEREGLVGKIIIGIVGSLLAKWLFADLLHIGGAASAGTFTIAGLIWGVIGAVILIWALRALKVIR